GAATGCAAGATGTCTAATCTgaagaaaaaactgaattttttttttttttatttccatttttctatactcttaattacattttacttggctttcaagaagaaaacagcaCCTGACTAAAAGTAAAGTAACATGCAATACACCTGTAAACTAAGAATACAGACTACACGAGAAAATGTGCCTGTGTGAGCGCTTTACCAATGGAGAAGCAGTTGAatctaaagaagaaaaaatagagCAAACATATGTTAGGACAATGCGATAAGAAACAGTCACATTTTAACGTGCATACACTAAATTAAAAGGTGCACTGAAGTCCACAGAACACTTCATCTGAAGGCTTCAGTTTCCACTTGTAATTTTCAACAGCAGCATAGTGAATCAGAGGAAGCATGGCCACTGCTCTGTGTGAGAAGCAATGTAGTGTATGTCCAGGAGTTTACAGATTTGATCTCGCTGTCAAACAATTGAGCAAGCAGGAAAGCACATCTGAGAAGAATAGGATCAGTGGTATAGAAAATAAGTGTTCATACTGTTTCAAAATTTTCAGATCTATATGTATTGATAAATAGCTATTTTAGGCAGCTGTGCTACACACTGAGCCTGCAATATCCACATTAAATGCACCTGTCAAGATGCTACATAAAAGGTCCATGTTTGATAATAAATACATtctaagcattttaaattataagcCTGAAAAAGtattgagaaaaatataaaatgagtaAAATGAGAATTCCTTAGCGTCAGAATTGAGTAACTTAAGAGTCTGTCAGATTTaccactagaatccctgaagcctacgaaaaaagtcataatgccaggctaccttaaattccttcgcacctcttcatgcacgtatttgttttgcaaatgtgtcaagcaGCAATCAGCCTGCTGTCCCCCTCCCCCACCGATCCAGTtgaagttttcccagctcaagtctgtttatatgggtatgaggtgcctggaattgtatatggtaaatatatcgttatttggaataacattagaacactctagatgagaacaggccattcagcccaacaaagcttgccagttctatccacttattcCTTACAACAAaaacaagtcgagttttgaaagtccttaaagtctgtctaccacactacttggaagcttattccaagtgtctttcattctttgtgtaaggaaaaacttcctaatgtttgtgcgaaatttacctttaagtttccaactgtgtccacgcgttcttgatgaactcattttaaagtaacagtttcgattcactgtactaattcccttcataattttgtacacttcaatcatgtcacctcttcaccttcttttgcttaaactgtataggctcagctgttttaatctttcctcataatttaacacctgtagccctggaatccgcctagtcactcttctctggactttttctagcgctgctatagGGGTGTGCGATATTGGGGAATAAAAAAACATCTCGATAGTTTCTGGGAATATAACGATAATTCCAAGATAGTTTGCATCCTTTTAACATGTGTTTGTAAGTCTTATTAAGATCTAGCTTGGTCTTGGTAATAGAAAGTTAATTGTAGCTTAATAAAACAGTTAaggaaaacaggtcttatttatttaattaaaactgaagtaaaacacCCGGatcctttctgtgtggagttcatgcgttctccccgtgtttgcgtgggtttttgccaggggctccggtttcctcccacggtccaaaagTGTGCAGGGTAGGCTGATTGGCGAGTCTAAAATTTACCCTTTAATTGTGTGAGTCTggcagtgtgagtgtgtgcaccctgtggtgttTTGGCGCActcccagggttggttcctgcctgcgCTTCTTGTTCCTGGGACAGGCTCTGCCCCGCAACCACAGTTGGGATTAAGCGGTTACGATAATGGATGGggggatggatgaattaaaacaaaaacattaaattcacCAGTCAACTTATTacagttgggacactaaacaaattgtgaataaaaactgaatgcaatgatgtggagatggcaaatgtcaatattttatttgtaatagaacgtagatgaccgatcaaatgtttaatccgagtaaatgtatcattttaaaggaaaaatatgttgattcaaaatttcacggtgtcaacaaatcccaaaaaagttgggacaagtagcaataagaggctggaaaaaagtaaatttgagcataacgaagagctggaagaccaataaacactaattaggtcaattggcaacatgattgggtataaaaagagcttctcagaatggcagtgtctctcagaagccaagatgggtagaggatcaccaattcccacaatgttgcacagaaagatagtggagcaatatcagaaaggtgttacccagcgaaaaattgcaaagactttgcatctatcatcatcaactgtgcataacatcatctgaagattcagagaatctggaacaatctctgtgcgtaagggtcaaggccgtaaaaccatactggatgcccgtgatctccgggcccttaaacgacactgcaccacaaacaggaatgctactgtaaaggaaatcacagaatgggctcaggaatacttccagaaaccattgtcagtgaacacaatccaccgtgccatccgccgttgccagctgaaactctacagtgcaaagaagaagccatttctaagcaagatccacaagctcaggcgttgtcactgggccagggatcatttaaaatggagtgtggcaaaatggaagactgttctgtggtcagacgagtcacgattcgaagttctttttggaaatctgggaggccatgtcatccggaccaaagaggacaaggacaacccaagttgttatcaacgctcagttcagaagcctgcatctctgatggtatggggttgcatgagtgcgtgtggcatgggcagcttgcatgtctggaaaggcaccatcaatgcagaaaaatatagtcaggttctagaacaacatatgctcccatccagacgtcatctctttcagggaagaccctgcatttttcaacaagataatgccagaccacattctgcatcaatcacaacatcatggctgcgtaggagaaggatccggatactgaaatggccagtctgcagtccagatctttcacctatagagaacatttggcgcatcataaagaggaaggtgcgacaaagaaggcccaaaaCGATtaaacagttagaggcctgtattagacaagaatgggagagcattcctatttctaaacttgagaaactggtctcctcggtccccagatgtctgttgagtgttgtaagaatgggagatgccacacagtggttaaaatggccttgtcccaacttttttgggatttgttgacaccatgaaattctgaatcaacatatttttcccttaaaatgatacattttctcagtttaaacttttgttccgtgatttatgctctattctgaataaaatattagaagttggcacctccacatcattgcattcagtttttattcacgatttgtatagtgtcccaacttttttggaatccggtttgtattataGTACATAACTGAACAGTGGCCTACAGGATGTACACAAACATTTGCACTGAgaccaacaaaactattaaaatgaGAGCACCTACTATTCATGTAAACAAACTATAAATGCACAGGGAATAAAATACTTGTACATCACAATTAAGGGCCATGAACTGAACATGTGCGGCATGCAAGCAAGAACACAAATCTAACATATTGTAGTATACTGTAAACATCTATCGAATACTGCAGAAGTAGCATGTGTAAACAAGTTTTACACAAACGAACACTATTAAAGAAATTACTAACTTCCTTTGTCCAGTATTGCACAAGGCTGTGAGTTTTGAGAAAGTTATGAGAACTATAAAATTCTACTGGAGAAATTTTAAGGAACACCAGCCTGTCCACAGCATCTGGCTTCAAACCATCACGGTTACATGTTACAACATTTCCTCTGGTACTGAAAGCCCTCTCAGAAGCACTGCTTGAGGCAGGAATGCTCAGGTACTCTTTTGCTAGTTTCCTCAGTCTGGGGAAATTtacttcttgtgttttccacCACTCAAGTGGATTTACCTCACTGTCCACCTTGGGTATCATTAAGTAGCTCTTGATCTCTTTTTCAATGGCAGTGGGCAGAGACTCGTCCTCTGAATTCCTGTGCCTTTTTGAAATAGCtgccaaaatactttttttttctttttactccctcCCTTGCGTTATCACCTGATTCAGTTTCTGCAGCCATTGGGTGAGCTGAAGCAGTTGAGCGTCCTGATGTAGGGCTGTCCTCCTCTGTCGCCACAGCCATGAGTTCTCTCGCAGCTGTCATCATAATAGCTTCGATCCTTTCATCATTATTAAAGCGATTTTTGAACCGTGGGTCAAGTGTGGAAGCCAAACCCAGCAGTTCGTCTACAAAGTCCTCTGTGTATTTGGAGTTCAGATACTCTAGAATGGCTTGTTTAATCTTTTTGGTTAGGTCTGTGTCATCAGACTTCACCTCCAGGACATCAGAGTTGAATAAGGCCAGCACAGGTTTTAAGAAAGAAACTGTTACAAGTTGCTCACCTGAAAGAGTATCTGTGAACTCCAGAAGAGGGCCTAGTGCTTTACTTACTGCCTCCAGCACTTCAACATCTTGCCATGTTGGGACAAGATGCCTGTTCTTTTTGTCTGCAGTCAAAACATGACGAAtgactttttcttgttaaataaatctctctatcaTGTGCCATCTTAAGCCCCATCTTGTTGGTGACTCAGTGATAAGTTTATGCATTGGAAGTTTGAGTTCCTCTTGTGCATCAACaagtgctttcttttttttccagctaCTGTAAAAAGCTCTGAccacctttttgcaaactcctatGGCTCTGTCTATCCTTGGATCCCGCATGCTCCTCTCtggaaaacatttaatataaaatttaatgGAACATtcaaagtatactgtatacaggtgcttgtcataaaattagaatatcatgacaaagttgatttatttcagtaattccattcaagaagtgaaacttgtatattagattcattcattacacacagactgatgtatttcaaatgtttatttctttttattttgatgattataactgaccactaatgaaagtcccaaattcagtatctcggaaaattagaatatcaattaagaccaatgtaaaaaaaggatttttagaaatgttggccaactgaaaggtatgaacatgaaaagtatgagcatgtgcAGCACTCAATATTAAGTTGGGGCTCCTATGGCCTGGATTATTggagcaatgcggcgtggcatggagtcgataggtctctggcactgctcaggtgttatgagagcccatgttgctctgatagtggccttcagctcttctgaattgttgggtctggcgtattgcatcttcctcttcacaataccccatagattttctatggggttaaggtcaggagaGTTTGCTGGctaatcaagaacagggataccgtggtccttaaaccaggtactggtagctttggcactgtgtgcaggtgccaggtcctgttggaaaatgaaatctgcatctccataaagttcgtcagcagcaggaagcatgaagtgctctaaaacttcctggtagacggctgcgttgaccttgaaCCTCAGAGAACACAATagaccccaaaccatcactgactgtggaaactttacactggacctcaagcaatgtggattctgtgcccctcctctcttcctccagactctgggaccttgatttccaaaggaaatgcaacaaAACTTTgcaccactcagcagcagtccagtcctttttgtctttagcccaggcgagacgcttctgacgctgtttcttgttcaagagtggcttgacacaaggaatgcgacagctgaaacccatgtcttgcatacgtctgtgcgtgatggttcttgaagcactgactccagctgcagtccactcccccacagttttgaatgggttttgtttcacaatcctctccagggtgcagttatccctattgcttgtacatttttttctaccacatcttgtccttcccttcgcctctctattaatgtgcttggacacagagctctgtgaacagccagcctctttagcaatgaccttttgtgccTTGTGCcactccttgtgcaaggtgtcaatggtcgttaGAGGGGACgaggcggtctcttggtctggaatccctacagattttatttttttttctccagcctctggagtttttttttttgtttgttttttctgtccaccctggccatcggaccttacttattctgtgttaattaatgttgacttatgtttattttttattgtgtcttctgtttttctattcttcattttgtaaagcactttgagctacattttttttgtatgaaaatgtgctatataaataaatgttgttgttgttttggatGACTGTCaggtcagcagtcttccccatgattgtgtagcccacagaactagactgagagaccatttaaaggcttttgccggtgttttgagttaattagctgattagagtgtggcaccaggtgtcttcaatattgaatcttttcacaatattctaattttccgagatactgaatttgggactttaattagttgtcagttataatcatcaaaattaaaagaaataaacatttgaaatacatcagtctgtgtgtaatgaatgaatctaatatacaagtttcattttttgaatggaattactaaaataaatcaactttgtcatgatattctaattttatgaccagcacctgtataataATTGCATTACAacattcttatatttttattgtataatgtaatatattatttgaaattatattgaattatatttttgtcatctacAGCTTTACTTCTcaggtctttttgtattttttaaacgtcataataaataagatgatgaatttaacctaaactgcatttaATAGAGGAACCCCAAGTTACTCACCAGTTGCAATATGAAGCCTATACCCAAAACAAGGTAGCCTCTTCCAGTTATTAATCCGTAGTGCACTGACAACATTAGCCCCGCTGTCTGTTGTCATGCAAACCGTGCGGTCTTCTCGCAGTGACCATGATGCCAGCGCATATTTCAGACCTTGCGCAATGATGTCGCCAGTGTGATCTTCAATGAATTGCACCGTCATGGAAAGGTATGGCTCGGATGTTCGGCTTGACCATAAATCCgttgttgtggcaaaatgtgaaaccttttgcAGTTGTGGACGATTTTTCTCTCTTGAGTTATTGCCGAacagagtaggagtctcacaccagataaaattaatcagtaaaacacactttattgcacctagactagagaagccctcgtataggaaattctttgcttttttatagcttacagagtcgagcaaaatgatatcattatttccaaaaatagaggcggcggtacatatttcttactgctgacaaaataaaaaagaagaagtaaccttatttggagctttaaaaacaggaactataataaaaaactggttaaAGAGCAGATTCTGAGACAAACAGGAAATACAGTAACAGACTTGTTgctggcagattcctttgacctgctcacccagtacactctgtacctcacacaagggtatacatagaaatgtcacatacacattttgtaactgctacatgtcacagggacaagctgtaactgctacatgtcacagggacaagctgtatttttcattccacacTCGACCCCTTTGAGCAGAAAAAGGAATCTGGCAGGTTAAACTTCGGAATCACTTTCAGGGGCCAAAAGAAAAACTTGTTCTTGACGTAGGAGGTAAGCTTTAGATAAAGTAGAACGGAACACACGAGCAATGAGACAGCGGACAAGAGGAAGTAAGCAGCAAGAGGCAAGAAGGAGCAGAAGAACTCCAACAGCAAGGGAGACAAAAATAGATTTGAACCATTGCCCCCAGGAGCCGAACATAGAGGTGAACCAAGAATCCCAAGGAGAGTCTAGGCCAGAGTTTGTGGTTAACTCATTAGAGAGAGGTGAGGCCAGCTAAAGCACGAGTAATTGAACCATCAGGGGCAGTATTGTTAGGAATGTAAGTGCAGCAAGTGTCAccaaacattgcacagacaccCCCTTTCTCAGCTAGGAGCATATCAAGAGCTAATCTATTTTGCCATGTTATCAAAGAAGTTTTATCCAATTGTTCGTGGATACCTCTAATGGcatctttagtaaaatttaagaatcgcTGCTGGTTATAGTATAAATAATTAATCCAGTCAACATTTTTATTAACTGTTGACCACCAGAAAATAATGGATTCAAAACCAGCGGCAACCTGATCACGAGCTTTGTATTGATTTGGAACCCCTCTGGGGACTCCTATGGAATCTATGTAAACACCAGGGCCATGAAGAGTGTAAGAGTCCTCAGAGTGAGGGCCAGTGTAGGAGTCCTTAGATTGAGGGCTGGAGCGGGGACGGCGACGAAGAAAGATAGAAGAAGTTAAAGAGGGGGAAGAGAAGGGAGTGGGAGAAGGAAGAATACGGAATGGCATAATAAGTTGGACCGGGGCACAAGTACCTGACCAATTAACAGGAAGGGTATCGCGGAGTTGGGTGGGCTtacacatccaccaaatatcagaacGAGGAGTGGTGTGATTGTTAAGGAACACAGAGAAATTAAGGAAGGAAGTGGAATTGTAGATTTTAGAGCAAGAGGAGGAAAGGAGATGACCAACGTGACGGGAACTTGTTTGGGAGAAGCAAGTGTAATTTCCAGGAATGTATTCAAAAGCAGGAGGAGTCATTCTTGGAGAAGgggggaaaagagagaaaagagggaGCAGGAAGAATTCggggaaatggaaggagtattaaAAGGGAAAGTAAACAAGGAAGAGAGTTGGAGGAGTTATGGGACAAAGGGAAGGGGGTGGTTGCGAGATGGGGACGAGCAGTGGCACATACATAGCAATCGGATTGATTGAGCTGACGAGCTGAATACAGGatccattgcagccaacggttccgaTCACCGTACCCAGTTTCAACCTCGAAGGTGGATTCTATGGAAAGAACGGACAGAGAGGAGAATGGAGAAGTAgtattggaagaagaagaagcattaaaagaagaagaggaagatgaagaggaagatgaagaggaagatgaagatgaagaggtaggggaagtggaaTACACCTCAATCCTGAACTTTCCCAACAAATCTATACCAGAGACATAGGCACCAAGAATGTAGATGCggaatcatgtaaagaagcatTCTTAATAGTAACcactaaaagattacaaaaataGGATGATTGCCTGTACAGGCTTCAGCATCGGGTGTCCTTTTATAATTGAAAAACGAGTCTTTAACCCATGTTGCGTAGCTTGTGTAGGGTTATACCCCCAGTCCTGGTTTCCGGTGTTAGCGAACACATCGCTCCATGAGCTACATTCTGGGACACAAACGTATTTTTGTGAGGAAGTCCAATCATGTGGAGAACCAGTACAGGACGCAACAGAACAAAAGTCCAGGGTAAAAGAATGAGTGGTACCCTGAGGAACTCGGAATCCTTGTGGTTCTCTGGGGGGAACAGGGATAGATAGAACGAAAAGGAAACGGATCAAAAGACAGaggaatggtgccatcttttacaATGAGATGCGTGGATCCAGGCAGGTAATCCTTCAACTTTCACAGCGTGAGGGGTTGACAGAAGAACTTGAAACGGTCCTCGCCACCTGGGTTGGTGCCAGTGTTTCCTGCGGGTATCACGAACCAagatccaggttcctaatgggaTAGGCGAATCCTCAGAGGGAGGGGTGGATCTCCAGGCTTGTTTCACTTGTTCATGGATCTCCTTCAGAGAGGCTCGGAGACCTGAAAGACTAGAGAGAAggtcattgtccacagtatgtagGTTCACATTCCCTATGACCATGCCAACTGGCATGGGTCTACCGGTAAGAAtctcaaacggcgatagccccaattgtcGGTGTGTCGCCCTCGTAGCCCCATCAGGGCCAGTGGAAGGGCATCAGGCCAGGAAAGATTTGTCTGCTCacaaatttttgctaattttgactTCAAAGTGCCATTGCATCTTTCAACTATACCTCCACTCTGTGGGTGATACTTACAGTAGTGGTGTACATTAATTTGGAGCCATGTGGTTAGTTCATTTATAACTGAATTCACAAAATGAGTCCCATTATCAGTCTGCAGTTTCTGGGGTATTCCCCATCGTGggataatttcttttattaacgctttagccacagttttggcatcattaTGCTTAGAAGGGAATGCTtctacccatcggagaacacatcgacaattactaaacagtaccgATATCCCTTGGCGGCGTTAAttgatgaaatccatttggagatgCTCAAATGGTCCCATCGGATCGGGTAACGGCGGACTTACCTGCTTccttttcccacattaaacctttggcacagCGCACATCTCTTACAAATTGATCTGCATAACTAGAAAACCCTACTGCTTCCCAATGCTTCTCAACATCCTGAATCATAGCATCTCTTCCAGCATGGTCCAGTCCATGAGCTATTTTCGCCATTCCTGGAAAGGAAGCTTTGGAAGAAAAGGCTTATTAGTCTGACGGTGGGTCCAAACACCTTCAATCAAGGAGCCTTCCTTGGACCATTTCTTCTTCTCAAGATCCGTTGCCGAGCTCTGTAAAGAAATCATCTGGTTATCTTGAACCGACTCCGAACTCTGTTGGAAAAGAGAAACTGGAACATTATTACGAGCAGCTcgtttagcaaagtaatcagccaattcatttcctttactaATAGGATCCTGTTTGCCAGTGTGTGCCTGGCACTTCACAATAGCCAATttagatggtttagttatggcatcCAACAAAGATTCAATTAACTTctgatgttgaatgggcttgccagtactggtcttaaaaccccttaatttccataatgccccatgatcatgacagactccaaaagcatagcgAGAATCTGTATATATAGTAATTTCTTTTCCTtctgacagctgacatgctcgagTTAGCGCTAttagttcagctgcttgtgcactgagGCTAGAGGTAATTCGGTTAGCTTCCAGTaggtggtccccttggaccacagcATAACTGGTCGACGGagctccattttctaatcttaacGAACAGCCATCTACAAATACGCTTTCACCTGTTTCTAATGGAGTTTCCTGCAAATCAATTCTCGGCTTAACTTCTCGAGCAATCACTTCCTGACAATCATGCGGTTCTCCCTCCTCATTTGTCGGGAGTAGAGTAGCGGATTGAGGGTAGAACacctttcaattgtgacatttgagAGAGTGCAAAGAACGTTCTGATAATGGATGGCTCTTGCTGTAGTTAGATGAGAAGTTTTTgcttgtactaaaatggaatgaactGCATGTGGGACTTTAACTGTCAGTGGACTCATGAGTACTATATCGGTGCTAGCTAAGACTGCTTCTGTGGCAGCAGCAACTGCTCTTAGACAAGGAGAAAGAGCAGCTGCAACGGGGtctaattttttgaaaaatatgcaacTGGCCTTTGTTTGTCTCCATGTTTTGAGTCAACacggcattcatatatccccttttagtccacaaacaaagtgaatggacgagaataatCAGGTAAACCGAGAGCGGGGGCAGAAAGGAGGGCAGTTTTTAGGTCAGAAAATGCAGTCTCAGCTTCAGGAGTCCAGGAACGTGGCCAGATAAGGGAAGGCCGGGAGTGTTGGCCAGATCCTGCAGAGGCTGAGCACGTGCTGAAAAATTAAGGATCCATTGTCGACAATATCCAAGAATGCCTaggacagacataacctgttgtttagtGACCGGTCTAGGAAGATTCTGAATGGTTGTAATGCGACTGGTGGAGAGAGCTCTTGTGCCATTGGcaatgtcatgacctaaatatttaacagttgtttgcaccaattgtaatttagctttggacactttatggccattttcagcCAAGAAAATAAGTAATTTCTTTGTGTCCTTTTCGCATGATTCCTGTGAATCACTGCAAAGCATGATATCATCAACATATTGAATTAATGTGGAACCACGGTCTGGCCAGAAACCCTCaagattttgagcaagcgcttgtccatacacacaaggagaCTCAGTGTAGCCCTGAGGCATAACAGTCcaagtccaacggcggttttgaacgtaaaagcaaaccagaactGAGAGTCTGGGTGAACAGGGACAGAGAAGAAAGCGTTAGCCAAGtcaattacagaaaaatatcGGGCGGAAGGTGGAATCGCGGAGAGAATAGTGGAAGGGttaggaacaataggggccctTGGGAAAATAGCAGCATTGACTTGGCGAAGGTCCTGAACAAACCGCCAGGAACCATCAGCTTTTCTTACCGGCAAAATAGGAGAATTTACCGGAGAGTATGTAATTGGAATTATAGCTCCTCGTTTCACTAAATCAGAATGAACGGCAGAAATGCCGGCCTCTGcctcaggagacagaggatattGAGCTCGATGTggacggaaggaggattttgggtagatcaccagaggttcACAATGGGCTATTTGCCAAAATCGTTTTATCCTGAGACCATAGGCAGGAAGGGATATCTGCGAGCCAAGGAAATGAAGGAGAGAAACCTGTAAGGGAAATACAGAACATGAAGGGAAGGTGTGCAAAGACTACGATTGACTAAAAAATTAGTTTGGAGAACAACCTTTGTAACTAAATGGTCAGAGGTGTCGAAGACACCAGGGGCAACATATTGCCAATCTGTCCGGTCAAGACAGTGTTGAACCCAAGGTCCAATTTGCACCCACTGCGTGTCATGCGATTTGGCAAGAGAAATATGAGGGACGGAGCCACCCAAATAGTAAATCTGCTGAGAAAGGGTGAGATGAACAGATGCAGCAGCTTTGGTGGAGGACAGGAATAGACAAGGAACAAGTACATTTTCTGGTGTGGGAGccgaagaaagaaaagattccaacCAAGGGGCATCAACGTCAGCGGGGAAGTATTGAGCGGTACAGTGAAGGGTGTCAGGGACTTGAAGATGGGGGAACAAACAGGAAGGGAATGTACTAAGGGCCTTTAATaaaatggtgtgtggggaaatggaaaGAGTCCAAGCTGCAAAGGAAGGTGTTGGGTGAGATGATTGAAAAAGAATCATAGGGGTGGAGCAGTTAAAGCCTTTGGGGGTCATAGTAATCGATAGGGAAAGTTTAGTCATGAGGTCACGCCCCAAGAGGTTAACTGGGCAAAGGGAATTAAGGAGGAAACGGTGTAATATGGATGGACCAGAAGGGGAACTTTGGACAGGAAGTGGGAGTGAGACTTTAAGGCAATGGGGTTGTCCAGAGGCTGTCAAAACAGTAATTGTGTCGttcgaggcagggaccttagCCAGAGAAAGAGTAGAGCGCGTAGCGCCAGTGTCAACTAGAAAAATAGTCTCTTGTCCATTAacatgcagagataaaagaggatcATCCTCAGGATCCGCAGTCAAGAGAGGAAACATGGAGTGGCTAGAGGTCCCTAAAAATTCCTAGGGCCAGCCTTGGTTTCCGGGGAAACCGGGTGT
Above is a window of Polypterus senegalus isolate Bchr_013 chromosome 2, ASM1683550v1, whole genome shotgun sequence DNA encoding:
- the LOC120523646 gene encoding zinc finger BED domain-containing protein 4-like → MTVQFIEDHTGDIIAQGLKYALASWSLREDRTVCMTTDSGANVVSALRINNWKRLPCFGYRLHIATERSMRDPRIDRAIGVCKKVVRAFYSSWKKKKALVDAQEELKLPMHKLITESPTRWGLRWHMIERFI